In the genome of Misgurnus anguillicaudatus unplaced genomic scaffold, ASM2758022v2 HiC_scaffold_27, whole genome shotgun sequence, one region contains:
- the LOC129434361 gene encoding ubiquitin-conjugating enzyme E2 variant 3 isoform X2, which produces MVIREGKHVDSKGRIYLPGLHNWDHPKSSVNGLLAEMMAKFEEEPPLGTKSSGPAENPNDLLAYVSDLSLNEGGSRPDQAVKVSVIGGGDLGVATVLSIMAKSSVDKLVLIDSPECSNKGGTTDLEIFNLPKVEVSKDLAASAESKVVIVTANAWNDEQSYVSVVQTNVDMYRSIIPRLAQLSPNAILLIASQPVDVMTHVAWRQSHLLPNQVIGVGCNLDSQRLSHIINISLLANNAGKQAWVIGELSENKVAVWGDVKPGTDQLQGLTPVSNSTKPLMDRALEMLKGRGQRSWSVGLSIADITHSIITDQKKIHSVTTLAEGWGGIGSKVFLSLPCIIGENGSIRIAGVSLGPEDEMKLRESVATQVNLFMQLRL; this is translated from the exons ATGGTCATACGAGAGGGAAAACACGTGGATTCAAAGGGAAGAATATACCTGCCGGGCTTACATAACTGGGATCAT CCCAAGTCATCTGTAAACGGTCTCCTAGCGGAGATGATGGCTAAATTCGAAGAGGAACCTCCCCTGGGCACGAAATCTTCTGGACCTGCTGAAAATCCTAATGATCTACTGGCCTATGTGTCAGATCTCTCGCTTAATGAAG GTGGGAGTCGGCCTGACCAAGCGGTTAAAGTCTCTGTGATTGGTGGGGGAGATTTAGGAGTAGCTACTGTGTTAAGTATAATGGCAAAG AGCAGTGTTGACAAACTGGTTTTGATTGACAGCCCTGAGTGTTCAAACAAAGGAGGCACGACGGATTTGGAGATATTCAATTTACCAAAGGTCGAGGTCTCTAAAG ACCTGGCAGCTTCGGCAGAGTCTAAGGTGGTGATCGTCACTGCGAACGCCTGGAATGATGAGCAGTCGTATGTTAGTGTGGTTCAAACCAATGTGGACATGTACCGCTCCATCATCCCTCGCCTCGCCCAGCTGAGTCCAAACGCCATTCTGCTTATTGCTTCTCAACCAG TGGATGTTATGACACACGTGGCTTGGAGACAAAGTCATCTGCTGCCAAATCAAGTTATCGGGGTGGGCTGTAACCTCGATTCACAAAGGCTGTCTCACATCATCAACATTTCACTACTGGCCAATAACGCAGGCAAGCAGGCATGGGTCATAGGAGAACTTTCAGAAAACAAAG TGGCGGTGTGGGGTGATGTAAAACCAGGGACTGACCAACTACAAGGATTAACCCCAGTGTCCAACTCCACCAAACCCTTGATGGACAG GGCGTTAGAGATGCTGAAGGGCAGAGGTCAGAGGTCATGGTCGGTTGGATTGTCCATTGCTGACATCACTCACAGCATCATAACAGACCAAAAGAAAATACACTCCGTCACAACTTTGGCTGAG GGATGGGGTGGAATCGGCTCCAAAGTGTTTCTCAGCTTGCCATGCATCATCGGAGAAAACGGCTCAATCAGAATAGCCGGAGTGTCTTTAGGTCCAGAAGATGAAATGAAGCTGAGGGAAAGTGTAGCAACTCAGGTCAACCTCTTCATGCAACTCAGATTGTAG
- the LOC129434361 gene encoding ubiquitin-conjugating enzyme E2 variant 3 isoform X1 — protein sequence MDFNSESIKKILSKYKFRDVAIEELQKVSRLHPDMIVKHETYTFTDSSQKDLLKIIGNIPIRYQGHSYNLPILLWLLDSFPFTPPICFLRPTSNMVIREGKHVDSKGRIYLPGLHNWDHPKSSVNGLLAEMMAKFEEEPPLGTKSSGPAENPNDLLAYVSDLSLNEGGSRPDQAVKVSVIGGGDLGVATVLSIMAKSSVDKLVLIDSPECSNKGGTTDLEIFNLPKVEVSKDLAASAESKVVIVTANAWNDEQSYVSVVQTNVDMYRSIIPRLAQLSPNAILLIASQPVDVMTHVAWRQSHLLPNQVIGVGCNLDSQRLSHIINISLLANNAGKQAWVIGELSENKVAVWGDVKPGTDQLQGLTPVSNSTKPLMDRALEMLKGRGQRSWSVGLSIADITHSIITDQKKIHSVTTLAEGWGGIGSKVFLSLPCIIGENGSIRIAGVSLGPEDEMKLRESVATQVNLFMQLRL from the exons ATGGATTTTAACTCTGAGTCTATTAAGAAAATCCTGTCAAAG TATAAATTTCGAGATGTCGCTATTGAAGAGCTACAGAAAGTCTCTCGCCTTCACCCTGACATGATAGTTAAACATGAGACATACA CATTTACGGACAGTTCACAGAAAGATCTGCTTAAGATAATTGGAAACATCCCTATTAGATACCAGG GACACTCATATAACCTGCCTATCCTGCTTTGGCTCTTGGATTCTTTTCCCTTCACGCCTCCCATCTGCTTCCTGCGACCAACCTCCAACATGGTCATACGAGAGGGAAAACACGTGGATTCAAAGGGAAGAATATACCTGCCGGGCTTACATAACTGGGATCAT CCCAAGTCATCTGTAAACGGTCTCCTAGCGGAGATGATGGCTAAATTCGAAGAGGAACCTCCCCTGGGCACGAAATCTTCTGGACCTGCTGAAAATCCTAATGATCTACTGGCCTATGTGTCAGATCTCTCGCTTAATGAAG GTGGGAGTCGGCCTGACCAAGCGGTTAAAGTCTCTGTGATTGGTGGGGGAGATTTAGGAGTAGCTACTGTGTTAAGTATAATGGCAAAG AGCAGTGTTGACAAACTGGTTTTGATTGACAGCCCTGAGTGTTCAAACAAAGGAGGCACGACGGATTTGGAGATATTCAATTTACCAAAGGTCGAGGTCTCTAAAG ACCTGGCAGCTTCGGCAGAGTCTAAGGTGGTGATCGTCACTGCGAACGCCTGGAATGATGAGCAGTCGTATGTTAGTGTGGTTCAAACCAATGTGGACATGTACCGCTCCATCATCCCTCGCCTCGCCCAGCTGAGTCCAAACGCCATTCTGCTTATTGCTTCTCAACCAG TGGATGTTATGACACACGTGGCTTGGAGACAAAGTCATCTGCTGCCAAATCAAGTTATCGGGGTGGGCTGTAACCTCGATTCACAAAGGCTGTCTCACATCATCAACATTTCACTACTGGCCAATAACGCAGGCAAGCAGGCATGGGTCATAGGAGAACTTTCAGAAAACAAAG TGGCGGTGTGGGGTGATGTAAAACCAGGGACTGACCAACTACAAGGATTAACCCCAGTGTCCAACTCCACCAAACCCTTGATGGACAG GGCGTTAGAGATGCTGAAGGGCAGAGGTCAGAGGTCATGGTCGGTTGGATTGTCCATTGCTGACATCACTCACAGCATCATAACAGACCAAAAGAAAATACACTCCGTCACAACTTTGGCTGAG GGATGGGGTGGAATCGGCTCCAAAGTGTTTCTCAGCTTGCCATGCATCATCGGAGAAAACGGCTCAATCAGAATAGCCGGAGTGTCTTTAGGTCCAGAAGATGAAATGAAGCTGAGGGAAAGTGTAGCAACTCAGGTCAACCTCTTCATGCAACTCAGATTGTAG